From Paenibacillus sp. PK3_47, the proteins below share one genomic window:
- a CDS encoding glycosyl hydrolase, with translation MKTTTNVWSRLADPPVDYRPVPLWSWNDRLEREELERQIEEMHKAGIGGFFMHARGGLRTTYMGEEWMEAIRISIEHSRRLGMNAWFYDENGWPSGFADGRVPAKGLAFQQKRLAYEQAPFQSALEQGRVLGYYSVLENGKGWRLLPPGEEAAADLRVYYEVNPYYTDTLSTAAVQAFIAAAYESYWDQFGEQYGAELHGVFTDEPQFARGGLPWSFELEEVFTSRKGYNVLEMLPSLFFETGGCRKARYDYWETVTFMFTQAYARQIGEWCAGRGWSATGHVVDEQELMHQVTSVGDPMAFYEHLQIPGCDWLGRFTGSDPLVPKQVGSVARQLGKKQAITESFGCSGWNVSFADLRRIGEWQFVHGINLLCPHLQGYTLRGLRKRDYPPSLFYQQPWWADYKGFNDYFARLSMLLAEAEAVAEVLLIHPVRTAWTLQRGEDSSAIVPYHEAFAQLSKWLCQSLIEHDYGSESIIAGHGRVSGDRFRIGEASYRVVIVPPCLTLDRHTVQLLGEFAAGGGTLIACEPYPVLAGGEEDAGLAGLMQAAIHPQWSREAIGQAVSAVAAPFLRISDAEGMPLAADTLNVRTMELDGSFLYYVVNSGTEAYPLLQLELCRQGEVSLIDLETGNISPVGQEALLDGVLLQLPLYPGQSLMLKLDPFTAAAAEDGFTASTAEPQMPGEQGDMRSGIQDMEVLSYKKLGSTWEITRMDLNSLTLDHARLRVEGGEWSQLQPVIFMQEQLLAYGRPVAAELEFEFAVSFDISRQRELYLVLEQPEWLEIRLNGEPVSPETCGWWLDSSLQKIDIRGKAVSGRNTIMLKYDFRPSAELYSKLERAKAFEAEGNKLTMEQEIESIYLLGSFGVQSLDKFEAAERRSLWTTGPFTLTEVPESVQTGDLAAQGFPFFAGSIHLRQTVDIPADYMNDAAWTFQAPPDAIVSKLLINGNLVRTFLWEPYAADIAPYLRTGSNIIGLILTGSCRNLLGPHHHIKGEVYKIGPDSFKDKPGWTDKDLPPDTHVYQERYSFVRFGLASDPLIVRGQ, from the coding sequence ATGAAAACCACAACGAATGTATGGAGCCGCCTTGCAGATCCGCCTGTAGATTACCGTCCCGTCCCGCTCTGGTCCTGGAATGACCGGCTGGAGAGGGAGGAGCTGGAGCGGCAGATCGAAGAGATGCATAAGGCGGGAATCGGCGGCTTCTTCATGCATGCCAGGGGCGGGCTGCGGACAACGTACATGGGGGAAGAATGGATGGAGGCCATCCGGATCTCGATTGAACACAGCCGCAGGCTGGGGATGAACGCCTGGTTCTATGACGAGAACGGCTGGCCGAGCGGCTTTGCCGACGGCAGGGTTCCGGCCAAAGGGCTTGCTTTTCAGCAGAAGCGGCTGGCTTATGAGCAGGCTCCTTTTCAGAGCGCTCTGGAACAGGGCCGTGTTCTTGGTTATTACTCGGTCCTGGAGAACGGGAAGGGCTGGCGTCTGCTGCCTCCGGGCGAAGAAGCGGCCGCAGACCTGAGAGTGTATTACGAGGTCAATCCTTATTATACTGACACGCTCAGCACAGCAGCGGTGCAGGCGTTTATTGCCGCCGCCTACGAGAGCTACTGGGATCAATTCGGTGAACAATACGGCGCAGAGCTGCACGGGGTATTCACGGATGAGCCGCAGTTCGCGCGCGGCGGACTGCCGTGGTCCTTCGAGCTTGAAGAGGTATTTACTTCACGCAAAGGATATAACGTGCTGGAGATGCTTCCCTCGCTGTTCTTCGAAACCGGGGGCTGCCGTAAAGCTCGGTATGATTACTGGGAGACGGTAACCTTCATGTTCACACAGGCATATGCCAGGCAGATCGGCGAATGGTGTGCAGGCAGGGGCTGGTCAGCCACCGGACATGTGGTCGATGAGCAGGAGCTGATGCATCAGGTGACATCTGTCGGCGACCCGATGGCCTTCTATGAACATCTGCAGATTCCCGGCTGTGACTGGCTGGGCCGGTTCACGGGCAGCGATCCCCTGGTTCCGAAGCAGGTGGGCTCCGTGGCCAGACAGCTCGGCAAGAAGCAGGCCATTACCGAGAGCTTCGGCTGCTCCGGCTGGAATGTCAGCTTTGCCGATTTGCGGCGAATCGGCGAATGGCAGTTCGTGCACGGTATCAATCTTCTGTGCCCGCATTTGCAGGGCTATACCCTGAGAGGCCTGCGCAAGCGGGATTATCCGCCGTCCCTGTTCTACCAGCAGCCCTGGTGGGCGGACTATAAAGGCTTCAATGATTATTTCGCCAGACTGTCTATGCTGCTGGCAGAGGCTGAAGCAGTGGCGGAAGTGCTGCTGATTCATCCGGTACGGACCGCCTGGACCCTGCAGCGCGGAGAAGATTCCTCGGCCATTGTCCCGTATCACGAGGCTTTTGCCCAGCTCTCGAAATGGCTCTGCCAGAGCCTGATTGAGCATGATTACGGAAGTGAGAGCATTATTGCCGGACACGGCCGGGTCAGCGGAGACCGGTTCCGGATCGGTGAAGCCAGCTACCGGGTGGTCATTGTTCCGCCGTGCCTTACGCTGGACCGGCATACAGTGCAGCTGCTGGGTGAATTTGCTGCCGGAGGCGGTACGCTGATTGCCTGTGAACCTTATCCGGTGCTTGCGGGCGGTGAAGAGGATGCCGGACTGGCTGGACTCATGCAGGCCGCCATTCATCCGCAGTGGAGCCGGGAAGCCATAGGGCAGGCGGTATCGGCAGTGGCCGCACCGTTCCTCCGCATCTCGGATGCAGAGGGTATGCCGTTGGCAGCCGACACGCTGAATGTGCGGACCATGGAGCTTGACGGCTCGTTCCTCTATTACGTGGTGAATTCCGGCACGGAAGCTTATCCGCTGCTGCAGCTCGAGTTGTGCAGGCAGGGAGAGGTGTCTCTGATTGACCTGGAAACGGGGAACATCTCCCCGGTAGGACAAGAGGCGCTGTTGGACGGTGTCCTGCTGCAGCTGCCGCTGTATCCCGGGCAGTCCTTAATGTTAAAGCTTGATCCGTTCACAGCTGCTGCTGCGGAGGATGGTTTTACGGCTTCAACGGCAGAGCCTCAGATGCCAGGGGAGCAGGGAGATATGCGGAGCGGGATTCAAGACATGGAAGTGCTGTCCTATAAGAAGCTTGGCTCTACGTGGGAAATCACCCGTATGGACCTTAACAGCTTGACACTGGATCATGCCCGCCTGCGGGTAGAGGGCGGGGAATGGTCACAGCTGCAGCCGGTAATCTTCATGCAGGAGCAGCTGCTGGCTTATGGCCGGCCCGTGGCGGCGGAGCTGGAATTTGAATTCGCGGTCTCCTTTGACATCTCCCGGCAGCGTGAGCTGTATCTGGTCCTGGAGCAGCCGGAGTGGCTGGAGATCAGGCTGAACGGTGAGCCGGTATCCCCGGAGACCTGCGGGTGGTGGCTGGATTCTTCGCTGCAAAAAATCGACATCCGGGGCAAGGCCGTGTCAGGCCGGAATACGATTATGCTCAAGTATGATTTTCGCCCTTCCGCAGAGCTGTACAGCAAGCTGGAACGGGCCAAAGCCTTCGAAGCGGAGGGCAACAAGCTGACGATGGAGCAGGAGATCGAGAGCATCTATCTGCTCGGTTCCTTTGGCGTGCAGTCGCTGGATAAGTTCGAAGCAGCCGAACGCCGGTCGCTCTGGACCACCGGGCCTTTTACCCTGACAGAAGTACCGGAATCGGTGCAGACCGGCGATCTTGCGGCACAGGGATTTCCTTTTTTCGCCGGAAGCATTCATCTGCGCCAGACGGTGGATATCCCTGCTGATTATATGAATGACGCAGCCTGGACCTTCCAGGCACCGCCGGATGCCATCGTCAGCAAGCTGCTCATCAACGGCAATCTGGTAAGGACTTTCTTGTGGGAGCCTTATGCGGCCGACATTGCACCCTATCTCAGAACCGGCAGCAATATCATCGGGCTGATTCTGACAGGCAGCTGCCGCAACCTGCTGGGACCGCACCATCATATTAAAGGTGAAGTGTACAAAATCGGCCCCGACAGTTTCAAAGACAAGCCGGGCTGGACCGATAAGGATCTGCCGCCGGACACACATGTCTACCAGGAACGCTACTCTTTCGTCCGCTTCGGGCTGGCCTCTGATCCGCTGATTGTCAGGGGGCAATAA
- a CDS encoding AraC family transcriptional regulator — MLEPLAPVFMIEQVKRAGTFSMDTDHFHESYELYYLLAGERNYYINNRMYALRKGDLIFINRNELHRTTAKGTARHERILINFPQEFLQRVLDSQGLAFPFFSEQCLLLRPGAHEQGRLENLLFAMLEENEERRSHRHAFLQTLLVQLLIEMNRIHESSPEAIAPVNDEKQRKAYEIICYLQEHYAGKLTLDELSETFYISSTYLCRLFKQTTGFTIIEYLNTIRVQEAQRRLRDSNAKVSQIAEDTGFDSLAHFGRVFKSIVKRSPLQYRKQNR, encoded by the coding sequence ATGCTTGAGCCGCTTGCGCCGGTATTTATGATCGAACAGGTCAAAAGGGCCGGCACCTTCAGCATGGATACCGACCATTTTCATGAAAGCTATGAACTGTATTATCTGCTGGCAGGAGAACGCAACTATTACATCAACAACCGGATGTATGCCCTACGCAAAGGCGACCTGATTTTCATAAACCGCAATGAGCTGCATCGGACAACCGCCAAAGGAACAGCCCGCCACGAGCGGATTCTGATTAATTTCCCGCAGGAGTTTCTGCAGAGGGTGCTGGACAGCCAGGGGCTTGCCTTCCCGTTCTTCAGTGAACAATGCCTGCTGCTGCGTCCCGGTGCGCATGAACAGGGCAGGCTGGAGAATCTTCTGTTCGCCATGCTGGAGGAAAATGAAGAGCGGCGTTCCCACCGGCATGCCTTTTTGCAGACACTGCTGGTCCAGCTGCTGATCGAGATGAACCGGATCCATGAGAGCTCGCCTGAAGCCATTGCCCCGGTGAACGATGAGAAGCAGCGCAAAGCGTATGAGATCATCTGCTATCTGCAGGAGCATTACGCCGGGAAGCTGACGCTGGACGAGCTGTCGGAGACCTTTTATATCAGCAGCACCTATCTCTGCCGCCTGTTCAAGCAGACCACCGGCTTCACCATTATCGAATATCTCAATACGATCCGTGTCCAGGAAGCCCAGCGCCGGCTGCGTGACAGTAATGCCAAGGTTTCGCAGATTGCCGAGGATACCGGGTTTGACAGCCTGGCCCATTTCGGCCGTGTATTTAAAAGCATCGTCAAACGGTCCCCCCTGCAGTACCGCAAGCAGAACCGCTGA
- a CDS encoding Gfo/Idh/MocA family oxidoreductase, with product MGSKKYAFVGTGGRAEFFYGEITTNYRNTSEIVGLCDVNGARMEYVNSLLTDKYGYHAVPAYKAHEFDRMIAETKPDTVIVTSIDRTHHKYIVRAMELGCDVISEKPMTTDVEKCQEILDAIERTGKKLRVTFNYRYAPHNTKIRELLMDGAIGEVLSVNFEWLLNTQHGADYFRRWHRDKRNSGGLLVHKSTHHFDLMNFWLGSQPDTVFAMGDLRFYGRENAENRGVTEFYQRVHGSAAAEHDPFALHLKDNEQLKKMYLDTEHEDGYLRDQSVFGDNISIEDTMGVMVKYKNKAIMNYSLNAYLPWEGFNIVFNGTKGRMEVKVVEQSYVNAGGGKDQEGAVKNKQITVFPQFAAPYEVEIEEGVGGHGGGDPVMLRDIFERPADDRFRRAASHIDGALSILTGIAANRSIATGLPVKVDELLKL from the coding sequence GTGGGAAGCAAAAAATATGCCTTTGTCGGCACCGGCGGCCGCGCTGAATTTTTCTATGGAGAAATTACGACGAATTACCGGAACACCTCCGAGATTGTAGGCTTGTGTGATGTTAACGGGGCGAGAATGGAATACGTCAATTCATTGCTGACAGACAAATACGGCTATCATGCCGTACCAGCGTATAAAGCGCATGAGTTTGACCGCATGATTGCCGAGACGAAGCCGGATACTGTCATCGTAACGAGCATTGACCGTACCCACCACAAATATATTGTCCGTGCCATGGAGCTCGGCTGTGATGTTATTTCCGAGAAGCCGATGACTACAGATGTGGAAAAATGCCAGGAGATTCTGGACGCTATCGAACGCACAGGCAAAAAGCTGCGGGTTACCTTCAACTACCGCTATGCACCGCACAACACCAAAATCCGCGAGCTGCTGATGGACGGGGCGATCGGTGAAGTGCTGTCGGTCAACTTTGAATGGCTGCTGAATACACAGCACGGGGCAGACTATTTCCGCAGATGGCACCGTGACAAGCGCAACAGCGGGGGGCTGCTGGTCCACAAATCGACGCATCATTTCGACCTGATGAATTTCTGGCTCGGTTCACAGCCGGATACGGTGTTTGCGATGGGGGATCTGCGTTTTTACGGCCGGGAAAATGCCGAAAACCGCGGCGTGACTGAATTCTACCAGCGTGTGCATGGCAGTGCGGCAGCGGAGCATGATCCGTTTGCCCTGCATTTGAAGGACAATGAGCAGCTGAAGAAGATGTATCTGGACACAGAGCATGAGGACGGATATCTGCGCGACCAGAGCGTGTTCGGGGACAATATCAGCATTGAGGACACGATGGGCGTAATGGTGAAATATAAGAACAAGGCGATTATGAACTACTCGCTGAATGCCTATCTGCCGTGGGAGGGCTTCAATATTGTGTTCAACGGCACCAAAGGGCGGATGGAAGTGAAGGTTGTGGAGCAGTCCTATGTGAATGCCGGCGGCGGCAAGGACCAGGAGGGTGCGGTGAAAAACAAGCAGATTACAGTGTTCCCGCAGTTTGCTGCCCCGTACGAGGTAGAGATTGAGGAGGGCGTGGGCGGTCACGGCGGCGGTGATCCGGTAATGCTGCGCGATATTTTCGAGCGTCCGGCCGATGACCGTTTCCGCCGGGCAGCCTCCCATATTGACGGAGCCCTGTCGATCCTGACCGGCATTGCCGCCAACCGATCGATCGCCACCGGCCTGCCGGTGAAGGTGGATGAGCTGCTGAAGCTGTAG